A part of Gemmatimonas groenlandica genomic DNA contains:
- a CDS encoding DUF4242 domain-containing protein, with amino-acid sequence MPKYIIERNVGTLTADQLSAAGRMSNSVLAGMPEVVWVKSYVSDAEGKIYCEYMAPNPEAVLEHARRSGMPANKISEVSLEINPAMFM; translated from the coding sequence ATGCCGAAATACATCATTGAGCGTAACGTCGGAACCCTTACCGCCGACCAATTGAGCGCCGCCGGGCGCATGTCCAATTCCGTGCTCGCCGGGATGCCCGAGGTAGTCTGGGTGAAGAGCTACGTATCCGATGCCGAGGGGAAGATCTACTGCGAGTACATGGCGCCGAACCCGGAGGCGGTACTCGAGCATGCGCGCCGAAGTGGTATGCCCGCGAACAAGATTTCCGAGGTCTCCCTCGAGATCAATCCGGCGATGTTCATGTAG
- the ggt gene encoding gamma-glutamyltransferase produces MITRSTFRVAVLAALLSPVITPRIAMAQDRSQSRSMVSSKQGVVASESVLASQVGASVLERGGNAIDAAVAMNAMMGLVAPMNDGIGGDLFAIIYEAKTGKLFGLNASGWAPKALTVEHLRAKGRTSMPARGIDAATVPGAVNGWEKLLTRFGKKRFADVLAPSIAYAEAGFPVGEVVSVYWKDSEKVLREDAATTKTFLPGGRLPQSGELFRNPELAWSYRQIASGGAAAFYKGSVAAKLLASSKTHGGTMTAADLAEFDSEWVEPISTTYRGWTVYELPPNGQGIAALEMLNIMETFPLATMGHNSAPALHHMIEAKKLAYADMQQYDGDPRFVKIPVTAMRSKSYAAERAKLVNASKATCDLSAGTPGGTDNGTTYLSAVDKEGNMISLIQSNYSTVGFGAGITVADAGFVWHNRGAGFSFDPASANVLAGRKRPLHTIIPAFMEKGDTRVAFGIMGGWNQAQAHAQFVSNIADFGMNIQGALDAPRFSKETFPGCDVNFESRIPDAVLKALAAMGHEIVMRGDYSSTRMGAGQAVMRNYTTGINSGASDPRKDGSAVSELLPVRPNTPAAAKR; encoded by the coding sequence ATGATTACTCGTTCGACGTTCCGCGTAGCCGTGCTCGCCGCGCTGCTCTCTCCTGTAATCACGCCGCGCATCGCGATGGCGCAGGATCGCTCGCAGTCGCGATCCATGGTGTCGTCCAAACAGGGCGTCGTGGCCAGCGAGAGCGTACTGGCCTCGCAGGTCGGTGCCTCGGTGTTGGAGCGAGGTGGCAATGCCATCGACGCCGCCGTCGCCATGAACGCGATGATGGGACTCGTCGCTCCGATGAACGACGGGATTGGTGGCGATCTGTTCGCGATCATCTACGAAGCGAAGACGGGAAAGCTCTTCGGGTTGAACGCGTCAGGATGGGCACCGAAAGCTCTGACGGTGGAGCACCTGCGCGCCAAGGGGCGCACGTCGATGCCGGCCCGCGGGATCGATGCCGCCACGGTGCCGGGCGCGGTGAATGGCTGGGAGAAGTTGCTCACCCGTTTCGGGAAGAAGCGCTTCGCCGATGTGCTGGCGCCATCGATTGCCTACGCGGAGGCCGGCTTCCCGGTGGGCGAGGTGGTCAGCGTGTATTGGAAGGACAGTGAGAAGGTGCTACGCGAAGACGCCGCCACCACGAAGACGTTCCTTCCCGGTGGCCGCTTGCCGCAGTCAGGCGAGCTGTTTCGTAATCCCGAGCTGGCGTGGAGCTATCGGCAGATCGCGAGCGGCGGCGCGGCCGCGTTTTACAAGGGCAGTGTCGCCGCCAAGCTGCTGGCCAGCAGCAAGACGCATGGCGGCACGATGACGGCCGCCGACCTGGCGGAGTTCGACAGCGAATGGGTGGAGCCGATCTCCACGACGTATCGCGGGTGGACGGTCTATGAGCTGCCGCCGAACGGGCAGGGCATCGCCGCGCTCGAGATGTTGAATATCATGGAGACGTTTCCGTTGGCCACGATGGGCCACAACTCCGCGCCGGCGTTGCATCACATGATCGAAGCAAAGAAGCTTGCGTACGCCGACATGCAGCAGTACGACGGCGATCCGCGCTTCGTGAAGATCCCGGTGACCGCGATGCGATCGAAGTCGTACGCAGCCGAACGGGCCAAGCTGGTGAATGCGTCGAAGGCCACGTGCGATCTCAGTGCTGGTACGCCCGGCGGCACCGACAACGGCACGACCTATTTGAGCGCGGTGGACAAGGAGGGGAACATGATTTCCCTGATCCAGAGCAACTACTCCACCGTGGGTTTTGGTGCTGGCATTACCGTGGCCGATGCCGGTTTTGTGTGGCACAACCGCGGCGCCGGCTTCTCCTTCGATCCCGCCAGCGCCAACGTGCTCGCCGGACGCAAACGGCCGCTGCATACGATCATCCCGGCGTTCATGGAGAAGGGCGATACGCGTGTGGCGTTCGGGATCATGGGTGGCTGGAATCAGGCCCAGGCGCACGCCCAATTCGTGTCGAACATCGCCGACTTCGGCATGAACATTCAGGGAGCGCTCGATGCACCGCGCTTTTCCAAGGAAACGTTTCCTGGATGCGACGTAAACTTCGAATCACGTATCCCAGATGCCGTGCTGAAAGCGCTGGCCGCGATGGGACACGAGATCGTGATGCGCGGCGACTACTCGAGCACCCGCATGGGGGCCGGTCAGGCCGTTATGCGCAACTACACCACGGGGATCAACTCCGGCGCGTCGGATCCGCGCAAGGATGGTTCGGCCGTGTCGGAACTGCTGCCGGTTCGACCGAACACGCCGGCTGCTGCGAAGCGCTGA
- a CDS encoding ATPase domain-containing protein, producing the protein MNDEATRSDRTEGADSPTRRPAPGQKVLRHLRTGVPGLDAVLGGGLPEFSFNMLAGGPGAGKTTLAQQILFANATRERPALYFTVLGEPTVKMLRYQQQFSFFKPELVGNAVHYLNLSEEALAGDLSAVLGRLTSEVERLNPGIVVVDSFRTIQPSAGERASGISAPATFSAVGLEQFVQRLALHLTSWEVTSLLIGEYDEPEQRQPLFTIADGIVWLTQETHRNSVVRKLQAVKVRGQAQMPGLHTFRITTDGLQVFPRIPEQQADRRRTYPASAVRLSSGVPGLDAMLGGGIPVGDAVMVAGATGTGKSTFGMQFAAEGLRQGESVVVAVFEEYPEAYLARLRAHDIDPDALVAAGKLRVSYLRPLDLSVDETLADILSNVKETGATRVVIDSLTGFEIALAPTFREDFRESLYRLVGALTATGVTVFMTLEAVSTSDEVGFTGERVSFITDDIIVQRYVEVEGKLVKVVSIIKMRGSAHSTEFRKYQITDRGATIGDAITDIDGLLTGSPTRRSSAL; encoded by the coding sequence ATGAACGACGAAGCAACTCGTAGCGACCGTACGGAAGGCGCTGATTCGCCTACCCGCCGCCCGGCACCTGGCCAGAAGGTGCTGAGGCACCTGCGCACGGGAGTCCCGGGACTCGATGCGGTGCTCGGCGGCGGCCTGCCGGAGTTTTCGTTCAACATGCTGGCGGGCGGTCCCGGTGCGGGCAAGACCACTTTGGCGCAACAGATTCTGTTCGCCAACGCCACCAGAGAGCGACCGGCGCTGTACTTCACCGTACTCGGTGAACCCACGGTGAAGATGCTCCGCTATCAACAGCAGTTCAGCTTTTTCAAGCCTGAACTTGTTGGGAACGCCGTGCACTATTTGAATCTCAGCGAGGAAGCGCTTGCCGGCGACCTGAGCGCGGTACTCGGCCGGTTGACCAGCGAGGTGGAGCGGCTGAATCCCGGTATCGTGGTGGTGGATTCATTCCGTACCATTCAGCCTTCCGCCGGCGAGCGGGCGAGCGGGATCTCGGCGCCGGCCACGTTCAGCGCCGTGGGTCTCGAGCAATTTGTGCAGCGACTGGCCCTGCACCTCACCTCGTGGGAAGTGACCTCGCTGCTAATCGGCGAATACGATGAGCCGGAGCAGCGCCAGCCGCTGTTCACGATCGCCGACGGCATCGTTTGGCTCACGCAGGAGACTCACCGGAACTCGGTCGTGCGCAAGCTGCAGGCGGTGAAAGTGCGTGGCCAGGCGCAGATGCCTGGACTGCACACCTTTCGCATCACTACCGACGGGTTGCAAGTCTTCCCGCGGATTCCTGAACAGCAGGCCGATCGGCGCCGTACGTATCCGGCGTCTGCTGTTCGCCTCAGTTCGGGTGTGCCCGGACTCGACGCGATGCTGGGCGGTGGCATTCCCGTGGGCGACGCGGTGATGGTCGCCGGCGCCACCGGCACTGGCAAATCTACCTTCGGCATGCAGTTCGCTGCCGAAGGACTTCGGCAGGGCGAGTCGGTCGTGGTGGCGGTGTTCGAGGAGTACCCGGAGGCCTACCTCGCGCGGCTCCGTGCTCACGATATCGATCCGGACGCCCTAGTTGCCGCCGGGAAGCTACGGGTGTCGTACCTGCGCCCTCTCGATCTGTCGGTCGATGAAACGCTGGCCGATATTCTGTCGAACGTGAAAGAAACCGGGGCGACGCGCGTGGTGATCGACTCACTCACCGGTTTCGAGATCGCGCTAGCCCCGACCTTCCGGGAAGATTTCCGCGAGTCGCTGTATCGTCTGGTTGGTGCACTGACGGCAACCGGCGTGACGGTATTCATGACTCTCGAGGCCGTGTCGACCTCGGATGAGGTTGGATTTACCGGCGAGCGCGTGTCGTTCATCACCGACGATATCATCGTGCAGCGGTACGTCGAAGTCGAGGGGAAATTGGTGAAAGTCGTCTCGATAATCAAAATGCGAGGGAGCGCTCACAGCACGGAATTCCGCAAATATCAGATCACCGACCGAGGCGCCACGATCGGCGACGCGATCACGGATATTGACGGCCTTCTCACTGGGAGCCCCACTCGGCGTTCGTCCGCACTATGA
- a CDS encoding sensor histidine kinase, with amino-acid sequence MIELQHLTERILLSALREQDAADAAEHKRGDAQFLADAGFELNASLDQETTYSAIANLVLPRRAAWCVVDVVDVEGLLRRVAVIHPDPLKHAAALALASSWTPADDDVIGVPALRLAHTTVALVDTRAIAKAAERVPGAIRVVEWLGVGPVLIVPLLGEDGLLGAITFVGPDSNAPFSVEEIAHSEALAARCAQALEGARRFETEHAMSVTADISRFEAEAARNVAQTENIAKDGAIAMISHELRSPLGAIANNIEILQLEICGPVTALQRAVLDRMATSHEHVMSLVDQLLDLQRIAVGKMHFEIAPVSVTSAVAVAADMATWQFTQAHVQLELRVDETLGALHTDSRKFTQIILNLLSNAAKYTPAGGHVLLVADRLDGAIRLRVHDTGIGIAVDHHEEVFEPFVQVRDSAHRHFGGAGLGLAISRQFARGLGGDLTVESEQGVGSTFTLTIPDTRPNAGADGADPQA; translated from the coding sequence GTGATCGAGTTGCAGCACCTCACCGAGCGCATCCTGCTCAGCGCACTGCGTGAGCAGGATGCTGCCGACGCGGCCGAGCACAAGCGGGGCGACGCGCAATTCCTGGCCGACGCTGGGTTCGAGCTCAATGCGTCGCTCGATCAGGAGACGACCTATAGTGCGATTGCCAATCTCGTGCTGCCGCGTCGTGCGGCGTGGTGCGTCGTCGACGTCGTCGACGTGGAAGGACTGCTGCGTCGCGTCGCGGTCATTCATCCCGACCCGCTCAAGCACGCGGCCGCCCTTGCCCTGGCGAGTTCCTGGACGCCAGCGGACGACGACGTCATCGGCGTTCCCGCTTTGCGACTCGCACACACCACGGTGGCGCTGGTCGATACGCGAGCGATAGCAAAGGCGGCGGAACGCGTTCCCGGCGCAATTCGCGTGGTCGAATGGCTCGGCGTCGGCCCGGTGTTGATCGTGCCGCTGCTCGGGGAGGACGGATTGCTAGGGGCGATCACGTTCGTGGGACCGGACTCCAACGCGCCATTCAGCGTCGAGGAGATCGCGCACAGCGAGGCGTTGGCCGCACGCTGCGCCCAAGCGCTGGAAGGAGCGCGGCGCTTCGAGACGGAGCACGCCATGTCAGTCACGGCCGATATCAGTCGATTCGAGGCCGAGGCCGCACGCAACGTGGCGCAGACGGAGAACATCGCGAAGGATGGCGCCATCGCCATGATCAGCCACGAACTGCGTTCACCGCTCGGTGCGATCGCCAACAATATTGAGATCCTGCAGCTCGAGATCTGCGGCCCGGTTACGGCGTTGCAACGGGCCGTCCTGGATCGCATGGCGACAAGTCATGAGCACGTGATGTCGCTGGTCGATCAACTCTTGGATCTGCAGCGCATCGCCGTCGGCAAGATGCACTTCGAGATCGCGCCGGTATCCGTCACGTCGGCCGTCGCGGTCGCCGCCGACATGGCGACATGGCAGTTCACGCAGGCACATGTGCAGCTGGAGCTACGCGTCGATGAGACGCTGGGGGCGCTGCACACCGACAGTCGCAAGTTCACGCAGATCATTTTGAATCTGCTGTCGAACGCGGCCAAGTATACGCCCGCCGGGGGGCATGTGCTGCTCGTCGCGGACCGGCTCGACGGCGCGATTCGACTGCGCGTCCACGACACCGGGATCGGCATCGCGGTCGATCATCACGAGGAGGTGTTCGAGCCGTTTGTGCAGGTGCGCGATTCCGCCCACCGGCACTTCGGCGGCGCCGGCCTCGGTCTCGCCATCAGTCGGCAATTCGCGCGTGGGCTCGGCGGTGACCTCACGGTGGAAAGTGAACAGGGCGTGGGGAGCACGTTCACACTCACGATTCCGGACACACGACCGAATGCCGGCGCCGACGGTGCGGACCCGCAGGCGTAA
- a CDS encoding lmo0937 family membrane protein: MLMTLAIILVVLWLLGMVSAYTMGGLIHILLVIAVIVILVRVIQGRKVL; this comes from the coding sequence ATGCTCATGACACTCGCCATTATCCTCGTCGTCCTTTGGCTGCTCGGCATGGTCAGCGCCTACACGATGGGCGGCCTCATCCATATCCTGCTCGTCATCGCCGTGATCGTGATCCTCGTGCGCGTGATTCAGGGACGGAAGGTCCTCTAG
- the moeB gene encoding molybdopterin-synthase adenylyltransferase MoeB encodes MDGQDHGHAGAHSALPPLSTDELNRYSRHLTLPGVGLEGQQRLKAARVLIVGAGGLGSPTALYLAAAGVGTLGLVDQDEVDVTNLQRQLLHGTRDVGRPKLESARDRLLDVNPHVQLELHATWLTSENALELLGRYDVIIDGTDNFNTRYLVNDACVLLGKPNVHGSVFQFDGQASVFATEHGPCYRCLYPEPPPPGMVQNCAEGGVLGVLPGLIGTIQATEALKLILQTGETLAGRLLMIDALAMQFRSVTITRDPQCPACGTRTLTQLVDYDEFCGVAGPATATALAAVTEITPAALALRHARGDDFDVIDVREPHEAAQSRIAWSRLIPLGSLPGALETLDRTRDVVVICRSGKRSADAARLLQAAGFSGVTSLAGGMLRWARDSEGEGAAS; translated from the coding sequence GTGGACGGACAAGATCACGGCCACGCTGGTGCCCACTCGGCGCTCCCGCCGCTCAGCACCGACGAGCTGAACCGCTATAGCCGGCATCTGACCCTCCCCGGCGTCGGCCTCGAAGGGCAGCAGCGGCTCAAGGCCGCGCGGGTGCTCATCGTCGGCGCCGGGGGACTCGGCTCTCCCACCGCGCTCTACCTCGCGGCGGCCGGCGTCGGTACTCTCGGGCTGGTAGACCAGGACGAGGTCGACGTGACGAATCTGCAGCGACAACTGCTGCACGGCACGCGCGATGTCGGGCGGCCGAAACTCGAGTCGGCCCGTGACCGCCTGCTCGACGTGAACCCGCATGTGCAGCTGGAGCTGCACGCGACGTGGCTGACGTCAGAAAATGCGCTCGAGTTACTGGGTCGCTACGATGTGATCATCGACGGTACTGACAACTTCAATACGCGCTACCTCGTGAACGACGCGTGCGTGCTGCTGGGCAAGCCGAACGTGCACGGGTCGGTGTTTCAGTTCGACGGCCAGGCGTCGGTGTTCGCGACCGAACATGGTCCCTGCTACCGCTGCCTGTATCCCGAGCCGCCACCGCCTGGGATGGTGCAGAACTGCGCAGAAGGTGGCGTGCTCGGTGTGCTGCCGGGACTCATCGGGACCATCCAGGCCACCGAAGCACTGAAGCTCATTCTGCAAACCGGTGAGACGCTGGCCGGACGCCTGCTCATGATCGACGCACTCGCGATGCAATTCCGTTCGGTAACGATCACGCGCGATCCACAGTGCCCGGCGTGCGGCACGCGCACGCTCACGCAGCTCGTCGACTACGACGAGTTCTGCGGCGTCGCGGGGCCGGCGACCGCGACCGCCCTTGCGGCGGTCACTGAGATCACACCGGCTGCGCTAGCGTTGCGCCATGCGCGTGGAGACGATTTCGACGTGATCGACGTGCGCGAGCCACACGAGGCAGCACAGTCCCGTATTGCATGGTCCCGCCTGATTCCGCTGGGCAGCTTGCCCGGCGCCCTCGAGACGCTCGACCGGACACGCGATGTGGTGGTCATTTGCCGAAGTGGCAAGCGTAGCGCTGATGCAGCCCGACTGCTGCAGGCGGCAGGGTTCTCCGGCGTGACATCGCTGGCGGGCGGCATGCTGCGCTGGGCGCGCGACTCTGAGGGCGAGGGGGCGGCCTCCTGA
- a CDS encoding WD40/YVTN/BNR-like repeat-containing protein → MSRVRVLVGTRKGAFILTSDGARKNWSVDGPHFPGWEMYHLKGSPVDPDRIYASQSSGWFGQVMQRSDDGGKTWAPVGNAFAYDGIAGTHMWYDGTPHPWEFKRIWHLEPSLTDRDVVFAGAEDAALFKSTDGGVTWHELSGLRKHGSGAHWQPGAGGMCLHTIVLDPTDENRMYVAISAAGAFRTVDGGVTWTPINKGLRSGGIPDEDAEVGHCVHRIAMHPSNPQRLFMQKHWDVMRSDDGGDQWREVSGNLPSDFGFPIDVHAHEPDTIYVVPITSDAHHFPPDGKLRVYRSRTGGDEWEALTDGLPQQDCYVNVLRDAMAVDTLDSCGIYFGTTGGQVYVSSDAGDHWDTIVHDLPAVLSVEVQTLS, encoded by the coding sequence ATGAGCCGAGTGCGTGTACTGGTTGGGACGCGGAAGGGTGCCTTCATCCTGACGTCGGACGGTGCGCGAAAAAACTGGTCGGTAGATGGTCCTCACTTCCCCGGCTGGGAGATGTACCACCTCAAGGGCTCTCCGGTCGATCCCGATCGCATCTACGCGTCGCAGTCGAGTGGCTGGTTCGGGCAAGTCATGCAGCGCTCCGACGACGGCGGTAAGACGTGGGCGCCGGTGGGCAACGCGTTCGCTTACGATGGCATCGCCGGCACACACATGTGGTACGATGGCACGCCGCATCCCTGGGAGTTCAAGCGCATCTGGCATCTCGAGCCGTCGCTCACCGATCGCGACGTGGTCTTTGCCGGCGCCGAAGATGCGGCGCTGTTCAAGTCCACCGATGGCGGTGTCACCTGGCACGAACTCTCGGGACTGCGCAAACATGGATCGGGCGCCCACTGGCAGCCCGGCGCCGGTGGTATGTGCCTGCACACGATCGTGCTCGACCCCACCGACGAGAATCGCATGTACGTCGCCATCTCGGCCGCCGGCGCGTTTCGCACGGTCGACGGCGGCGTCACATGGACACCCATCAACAAGGGATTGCGCTCGGGAGGCATCCCCGACGAAGACGCAGAAGTGGGCCACTGCGTCCATCGCATTGCCATGCATCCGTCCAACCCCCAACGCCTCTTCATGCAGAAGCACTGGGACGTGATGCGGAGCGACGATGGTGGCGATCAGTGGCGCGAGGTCAGCGGCAATCTGCCCAGCGACTTCGGGTTTCCCATCGATGTGCACGCGCACGAGCCGGATACGATCTACGTAGTGCCGATCACGAGCGATGCGCATCACTTTCCGCCCGACGGCAAGCTGCGCGTGTATCGCAGTCGCACGGGTGGCGATGAGTGGGAGGCCCTCACCGACGGGTTGCCGCAGCAGGACTGTTATGTGAACGTGTTGCGCGATGCCATGGCGGTGGACACGCTCGATTCGTGCGGCATCTACTTCGGCACCACCGGTGGACAGGTATACGTGTCGAGTGATGCAGGCGACCACTGGGACACGATCGTCCACGATCTGCCGGCCGTGCTCTCGGTCGAAGTGCAGACGTTGTCATGA
- a CDS encoding MoaD/ThiS family protein gives MIRVVLPSPLRALAQVGAEISVPVSGEVTLRRVLDVIEAQHPALRGTIRDQVTQQRRAFVRFFACERDLSHDSPDAPLPPSVAAGNEPLLIIGAMAGG, from the coding sequence ATGATCCGTGTGGTCCTTCCCTCGCCGTTGCGGGCACTCGCCCAGGTGGGCGCGGAGATCTCCGTGCCCGTCAGCGGCGAGGTCACCCTGCGCCGCGTACTCGATGTGATCGAAGCGCAGCATCCCGCGCTACGGGGGACGATTCGCGATCAGGTCACACAACAGCGGCGGGCGTTCGTCCGGTTTTTCGCCTGCGAGCGCGATCTGTCGCATGACTCGCCTGACGCGCCGTTGCCGCCGAGTGTGGCGGCGGGGAACGAACCGCTGCTCATCATTGGTGCGATGGCCGGCGGATAG
- a CDS encoding iron-containing alcohol dehydrogenase — protein sequence MSNFSFETTPRVICADGESERLGGLLREFGINRPLVVTDPGIVSAGLLEPMLASLRALGIDVTVFDDVVADPPASCVEAAVATAQASHIDGVIGFGGGSSLDVAKLVALLSRSGESLEAVYGVGLAGGPRWPLIQVPTTAGTGSEVTPIAIVTTPSGEKQGVVSRLLYPNVAVLDATLTLGLPARVTAMTGIDAMVHAIEAYTSRHAKNVLSDTLAVRALRLLSDHIGVAIENGTDLAARRAMLQGSMLAGMAFANAPVGAVHALAYPLGGQFHVPHGLSNALVLLPVLEFNLSEAEPLYRELADAVRAGERTWHRSASGRAFVDAMATIVGELGLERTLGEVGIIEADLPSLATDAMKVQRLLVNNPRDVDYDQALALYREAL from the coding sequence ATGTCCAACTTCAGTTTCGAAACGACGCCGCGTGTGATCTGTGCTGACGGCGAGAGCGAGCGATTGGGTGGTCTGCTCCGTGAGTTTGGGATCAACCGGCCACTGGTCGTCACCGATCCTGGCATCGTGAGCGCGGGGCTGCTGGAGCCGATGCTCGCATCGCTTCGGGCATTGGGTATCGACGTGACCGTGTTCGACGACGTGGTGGCTGATCCGCCTGCGTCATGCGTCGAGGCCGCGGTGGCGACGGCGCAGGCGTCGCACATCGACGGCGTCATTGGCTTTGGCGGGGGAAGTTCGCTCGACGTGGCCAAGTTGGTGGCGCTCCTGTCGCGCTCCGGAGAGTCGCTCGAGGCAGTCTACGGCGTGGGTCTCGCGGGTGGCCCGCGTTGGCCGCTCATTCAGGTGCCGACCACCGCAGGCACGGGTTCGGAAGTCACGCCGATCGCGATTGTCACGACACCAAGCGGCGAAAAGCAGGGCGTCGTATCGCGGCTGCTGTATCCCAACGTAGCGGTGCTCGATGCGACGCTCACGCTCGGGCTACCGGCGCGCGTCACGGCGATGACCGGCATCGACGCGATGGTGCACGCGATCGAAGCGTACACCAGCCGTCACGCGAAGAACGTGCTCTCCGACACGCTGGCCGTGCGCGCGCTACGGTTGCTGTCGGATCATATCGGCGTGGCGATCGAGAATGGTACCGATCTCGCCGCGCGTCGCGCGATGCTGCAGGGTTCGATGCTGGCCGGCATGGCGTTCGCCAACGCGCCCGTCGGCGCCGTGCATGCGCTCGCGTATCCGCTCGGCGGTCAGTTCCATGTGCCACACGGCTTGAGCAACGCGCTCGTGCTGCTGCCGGTGCTCGAGTTCAACTTGTCGGAAGCGGAGCCACTGTATCGCGAGCTGGCCGATGCCGTGCGGGCTGGTGAGCGCACGTGGCACCGGAGCGCGAGCGGCCGCGCCTTCGTCGATGCGATGGCGACGATCGTGGGCGAACTCGGCCTCGAGCGCACGCTCGGCGAGGTGGGCATCATCGAAGCTGACCTGCCGAGTCTCGCGACCGACGCCATGAAAGTGCAGCGACTGCTGGTGAACAACCCGCGCGACGTGGACTACGACCAGGCGCTGGCCCTCTACCGCGAGGCGCTGTGA
- a CDS encoding acyl-CoA thioesterase: protein MDNDAYGHVNNVVYYSFFDTAVNRWLIERGLLDIAGSEAIGLVVETQCRYASPITFPDRVTAGIRVVHLGRSSVRYELALFRNDDEAPAATGHFVHVYVDRGSRTSVAIPDTVRRALETLRVAPAPTLPTSTG from the coding sequence ATGGACAACGACGCGTATGGGCACGTCAATAACGTGGTCTATTACAGCTTCTTCGACACGGCGGTGAATCGCTGGTTGATCGAGCGTGGCCTGCTCGACATCGCCGGCAGTGAGGCCATCGGCCTCGTGGTGGAAACGCAGTGTCGGTACGCCTCGCCGATCACGTTTCCGGATCGTGTGACGGCTGGTATTCGCGTGGTGCATCTCGGCCGTTCGAGCGTGCGCTACGAGCTGGCGCTCTTTCGCAACGACGACGAGGCGCCGGCGGCGACCGGGCACTTTGTGCACGTGTACGTCGATCGTGGCTCACGCACGTCCGTGGCGATTCCCGATACGGTGCGTCGCGCCCTCGAGACGTTGCGCGTTGCGCCTGCGCCAACACTTCCGACTTCGACCGGCTGA
- a CDS encoding NADPH:quinone oxidoreductase family protein → MRAVLCSAFDQPETLTVNTVADPVAAAGEVVIAVHAAGVNFPDALMVLGQYQVRPPLPFTPGGEASGVIIEVGSGVSHLHVGQRVVAFTRTGAFAERLSAPASAVTAIPEALSFDVAATLPLAFGTAMHALIDRAHLASGDTLLVLGASGGVGLAAVMIGKALGARVIAAASTDDKLALCRAHGADEVINYTTESLRDRLKALTNGVGPDVICDPVGGDFTESAFRSIAWGGRYLVVGFAGGTIPSLPLNLPLLKGASVVGVFWGAFEQREPAANAHHLARLMEWVVDGTIAPVVSARYPLEQSAAALRAMLERRVVGKVVVVPIT, encoded by the coding sequence ATGCGTGCTGTGCTGTGTAGTGCCTTCGACCAACCCGAAACGCTCACGGTAAACACCGTGGCTGATCCCGTAGCCGCGGCCGGTGAGGTGGTCATCGCCGTGCACGCCGCCGGTGTGAACTTTCCCGACGCCCTGATGGTGCTGGGACAGTATCAGGTGCGTCCGCCGCTACCATTCACGCCCGGCGGCGAAGCGTCTGGCGTGATCATCGAGGTGGGCTCGGGCGTGAGCCACTTGCACGTGGGTCAGCGCGTGGTGGCGTTCACGCGAACGGGTGCATTCGCCGAACGCCTCAGTGCGCCCGCGTCGGCCGTCACGGCGATTCCCGAGGCGCTGTCGTTCGATGTTGCCGCCACGCTGCCGCTGGCCTTCGGCACGGCGATGCACGCCCTGATCGATCGTGCGCACCTCGCCTCGGGCGACACGTTGCTCGTGCTGGGCGCATCCGGTGGCGTCGGACTGGCCGCCGTCATGATCGGCAAGGCACTCGGTGCGCGCGTGATCGCGGCCGCGAGCACCGACGACAAGCTGGCGCTGTGTCGCGCCCACGGCGCGGATGAGGTGATCAATTACACCACGGAGTCGCTGCGCGATCGGCTCAAGGCACTCACCAACGGGGTCGGGCCCGACGTGATCTGCGACCCCGTGGGGGGCGATTTCACCGAGTCCGCCTTCCGCAGCATCGCGTGGGGTGGGCGGTACCTCGTGGTCGGCTTTGCCGGCGGCACGATCCCGTCGTTACCGCTCAACTTGCCGCTGCTGAAGGGCGCCTCGGTAGTCGGCGTGTTCTGGGGTGCGTTCGAACAGCGCGAGCCGGCCGCAAATGCGCACCATCTCGCACGGTTGATGGAGTGGGTGGTGGATGGTACGATCGCGCCGGTCGTCAGCGCGCGCTATCCGTTGGAGCAGAGCGCCGCCGCGCTGCGGGCGATGTTGGAGCGACGGGTGGTGGGGAAGGTGGTGGTGGTACCGATCACGTGA